The following coding sequences are from one Triticum dicoccoides isolate Atlit2015 ecotype Zavitan chromosome 4A, WEW_v2.0, whole genome shotgun sequence window:
- the LOC119288090 gene encoding 60S ribosomal protein L22-like → MVVALGPGRFYGGGLPRPRVFPGDRIDPPAPVTDALLCWARDAHWSMGGLAAKRLRLQGRIEGNLVKLRRTARRDARVSAKSAKVAKSKVRAAGHRPAPATLDDALGSDDDDSEDEAEVAAHERALRREVVDDDSDSDSESGESEGEGVPLVTIAAAAKRKRVRKLSDEFDRIADAQLDGGGKKKPAAAAPAKAPLRKKAPAAEAPVKKSLKRKAVAPAAVTAARTSPKRKAAEAPAARRTSPRSKH, encoded by the coding sequence ATGGTGGTCGCGCTCGGCCCCGGCAGGTTCTACGGCGGCGGCCTCCCGCGCCCGCGCGTCTTCCCCGGCGACCGCATCGACCCGCCGGCGCCCGTCACCGACGCTCTGCTCTGCTGGGCGCGCGACGCGCACTGGTCCATGGGCGGGCTCGCCGCCAAGCGCCTCCGCCTGCAGGGCCGCATCGAGGGCAACCTCGTCAAGCTCCGCCGCACCGCTCGCCGCGACGCCAGGGTCtccgccaagtccgccaaggtcgccAAGTCCAAGGTCCGCGCCGCGGGGCACCGGCCCGCCCCTGCCACCCTCGACGACGCGCTCGGCTCCGACGACGACGAttcggaggacgaggcggaggtcgCGGCCCATGAGCGGGCGCTGCGGCGGGAGGTCGTGGATGACGACTCGGACtcggactcggagtccggcgagtCGGAGGGCGAGGGGGTGCCGCTCGTCACCATCGCCGCTGCTGCCAAGAGGAAGCGCGTCAGGAAGCTCTCCGACGAGTTCGACCGCATCGCCGACGCGCAGCTGGATGGCGGCGGCAAGAAGAAGCCCGCGGCCGCGGCTCCGGCCAAGGCCCCGCTGAGGAAGAAGGCTCCGGCCGCTGAGGCGCCTGTGAAGAAGTCGCTGAAGAGGAAGGCGGTGGCGCCGGCGGCTGTGACAGCGGCGAGGACCTCACCAAAGAGGAAGGCTGCGGAGGCGCCGGCGGCAAGGAGGACCTCGCCGAGGTCCAAGCACTGA